The Paenibacillus sp. RUD330 genome has a segment encoding these proteins:
- a CDS encoding zinc ribbon domain-containing protein: MMMSLFDKMKQGAAEAAKAAQQTMEIARLKSLIVLKQRDIGKQKKAIGDAVYEAYRREDIASSHEAAFRLCQGIVTAEHDIAELQDKIRMLKTVKACPSCGREVELGAGVCTGCGHVFPQVAAAESLQLEGEVRVLCGSCKTENALDARRCVSCGKELGSWA, translated from the coding sequence ATGATGATGTCGTTATTCGATAAAATGAAGCAGGGAGCCGCGGAAGCGGCCAAGGCGGCGCAGCAGACGATGGAGATCGCCAGGTTGAAATCGCTGATCGTCCTGAAGCAGCGGGACATCGGCAAGCAGAAAAAAGCGATCGGAGACGCGGTCTACGAGGCTTACCGCAGAGAGGATATCGCCTCCTCGCATGAGGCGGCGTTCCGCTTGTGCCAAGGCATCGTGACGGCGGAGCATGACATCGCCGAGCTGCAGGACAAGATCCGCATGCTGAAGACGGTCAAGGCTTGCCCGTCCTGCGGACGCGAAGTAGAGCTCGGGGCTGGCGTTTGCACCGGCTGCGGGCATGTCTTCCCCCAGGTGGCCGCCGCGGAATCTCTCCAGCTGGAGGGCGAGGTCCGGGTGCTGTGCGGCAGCTGCAAGACCGAGAACGCGCTCGACGCCCGCCGCTGCGTTTCCTGCGGGAAGGAGCTGGGCTCATGGGCGTAG
- a CDS encoding carbohydrate-binding family 9-like protein, with product MDDPLRNAMPQADWSGVPAVRLRDTVTGGTVREKTSMQACWNDLGLLVRFDCEDCYILSDFTRRDEPLYEQDVVELFIDEEGDGREYMELEISPRGIVFDARISNNGSGMPQGIQADTGWDAVGLAVKVETPAEGSRAYELFLPAAEFRSPLRKGLKWRVNAYRIDHAPGREPELQAWSPTGKPWFHVPGRFGLFVLGE from the coding sequence ATGGACGATCCGCTCCGCAACGCAATGCCGCAGGCCGACTGGTCCGGAGTTCCGGCTGTCCGTCTCCGCGACACGGTGACGGGAGGGACTGTCCGGGAGAAGACGTCGATGCAGGCTTGCTGGAACGACCTGGGGCTGCTCGTGCGCTTCGATTGCGAGGATTGCTATATCCTTTCCGATTTTACCCGGAGGGACGAGCCTCTATACGAGCAGGACGTCGTGGAGCTGTTCATCGACGAAGAAGGCGATGGCAGAGAATACATGGAGCTGGAGATCAGCCCGCGGGGAATCGTATTCGACGCCCGGATCTCCAATAACGGCAGCGGCATGCCGCAAGGGATCCAAGCCGACACCGGCTGGGATGCGGTCGGCCTCGCCGTGAAGGTGGAGACGCCTGCAGAGGGCAGCAGGGCGTACGAGCTGTTTTTGCCGGCTGCCGAATTCCGCTCCCCGCTCCGCAAAGGCTTGAAGTGGAGAGTCAATGCCTACCGAATCGACCATGCGCCCGGAAGAGAGCCCGAGCTGCAGGCGTGGAGCCCGACAGGCAAGCCGTGGTTCCATGTGCCGGGACGGTTCGGGCTATTTGTCCTTGGAGAATGA
- a CDS encoding cation diffusion facilitator family transporter: MSTEQQYADIRKGERGAWVSIAAYLVLSTAKIVAGYYFASKALSADGYNNLTDIVASFAVLIGLRISQKPPDKDHPYGHFRAETIASLIASFIMATVGLQVLINSVKSLFRSAGEPPNALSAAVAVASAVIMYGVYLYNRRLSRQINSSALNAAAKDNLSDALVSIGAAVGIGGAALGWAWLDPLAAIAVGVIICKTAWEIFYSSTHALTDGFDDSELLTLRSSIEKVDGVKSIKDLKARVHGSHVLVDVIVLVDSRLTLVESHRISDEIETRMERKHNIMSVHVHVEPYEPA, translated from the coding sequence GTGTCTACCGAACAGCAGTATGCCGATATCCGCAAGGGAGAAAGGGGCGCTTGGGTCAGCATCGCCGCGTATCTCGTTCTGTCCACCGCCAAGATCGTCGCCGGATACTACTTCGCGTCGAAGGCGCTCTCCGCGGACGGCTACAACAACCTGACCGATATCGTGGCTTCCTTCGCCGTGCTGATCGGCCTGCGGATCTCGCAGAAGCCGCCGGACAAGGACCACCCCTACGGCCACTTCCGGGCGGAGACGATCGCCTCGCTGATCGCTTCCTTCATCATGGCGACGGTCGGCCTGCAGGTGCTGATCAATTCGGTCAAGTCCTTGTTCCGAAGCGCTGGAGAGCCGCCTAATGCCTTGTCGGCCGCAGTAGCCGTCGCCTCCGCCGTCATCATGTACGGCGTCTACCTCTACAACCGCAGGCTGTCCCGGCAGATCAACAGCAGCGCCTTGAATGCGGCGGCGAAGGACAATCTGTCCGATGCCCTCGTCAGCATCGGCGCCGCCGTCGGCATCGGGGGAGCGGCGCTGGGCTGGGCATGGCTCGACCCGCTGGCGGCGATCGCCGTCGGCGTCATCATCTGCAAGACGGCATGGGAGATCTTTTACAGCTCGACGCACGCCCTTACGGACGGCTTCGACGACAGCGAGCTGCTGACGCTCCGGTCCTCGATCGAGAAGGTGGACGGCGTGAAGTCGATCAAGGATCTCAAGGCTCGCGTGCATGGCAGCCATGTCCTGGTCGATGTCATTGTGCTGGTGGATTCCCGGCTTACGCTGGTGGAAAGCCATCGGATCAGCGACGAGATCGAGACCCGGATGGAGCGCAAGCACAATATCATGAGCGTTCATGTGCATGTCGAGCCTTACGAGCCGGCATGA
- a CDS encoding SH3 domain-containing C40 family peptidase produces the protein MNKSLAAAVLAASLALGIAAPSAVSAATQKAQTQGNVNLRAEPATAGKVLRTLPKGEQISVLQRVDNYWLKVQDKSGTVGYVSASSSYITMLDAAAAETVSDASAGKPAASAASSKFASNAKAASTVALRVGPSTASTLVRYLKKDEQIEVKSIPSSYWYQIVDASGKTGYVSSDAKYITVTGTLPGAKSGSTAAGAGSGSTAAGVGSGSTAAGAGSGSTAAGAGSGSTAAGAGSVSTAAGAGSGSTAAGAGSVSTAAGAGSVSSAAVAGSVSTAAGAGSGSTAAGAGSVSTAAFAPNAVAVAAVTLRKGPSSSYDQIRNLKSGESIQVTAVPNSYWYMVKDAAGVTGYVSSDAKYISVTGTLPGGGAPSPQPSVPTPTPAPTPQPSPPSAGTSLSPQASEQIEAVINAGLKYLGTPYEYGSSRSDTSTFDCSDFVRQAFLDALSLQLPVDSRGQGQYVLDRGAYTTDWNSLKRGDLMFFVSSGTKVNNSGPLDSSIITHVGMYLGDNKILQTYSKESGGVQVTTVSPTSNWQFRFLFGGSAV, from the coding sequence ATGAACAAATCATTGGCAGCCGCCGTTTTGGCCGCAAGCTTGGCGCTGGGAATTGCCGCTCCATCCGCCGTGTCGGCGGCGACGCAAAAAGCCCAGACACAAGGCAACGTAAACCTGCGCGCCGAACCGGCTACAGCTGGGAAGGTTCTCCGCACTCTGCCCAAGGGGGAGCAGATATCCGTCCTGCAGCGAGTGGACAACTACTGGCTCAAGGTGCAGGACAAGTCCGGCACGGTCGGATATGTGTCCGCTTCCAGCTCCTATATTACGATGTTGGACGCCGCAGCTGCCGAGACCGTATCCGACGCTTCCGCCGGCAAGCCGGCGGCTTCTGCAGCGAGCAGCAAATTCGCGAGCAACGCGAAAGCCGCTTCGACGGTAGCGCTGCGTGTCGGCCCTTCCACGGCGAGCACCCTGGTCAGGTATTTGAAAAAGGACGAGCAGATCGAGGTCAAATCGATTCCCAGCTCTTACTGGTATCAGATCGTGGATGCCAGCGGCAAGACGGGTTACGTGAGTTCGGATGCCAAATACATAACCGTAACAGGAACGCTGCCTGGCGCTAAGAGCGGCAGCACCGCCGCCGGAGCGGGCAGCGGCAGCACCGCCGCCGGAGTGGGCAGCGGCAGCACCGCCGCCGGAGCGGGCAGCGGCAGCACCGCCGCCGGAGCGGGCAGCGGCAGCACCGCCGCCGGAGCGGGCAGCGTCAGCACCGCCGCCGGAGCAGGCAGCGGCAGCACCGCCGCCGGAGCGGGCAGCGTCAGCACCGCCGCCGGAGCAGGCAGCGTCAGCAGCGCCGCCGTAGCGGGCAGCGTCAGCACCGCCGCCGGAGCGGGCAGCGGCAGCACCGCCGCCGGAGCAGGCAGCGTCAGCACCGCCGCATTCGCTCCGAACGCCGTGGCTGTTGCGGCCGTGACGCTGCGCAAGGGGCCGTCGTCATCCTACGACCAGATCCGCAACCTGAAGAGCGGAGAGTCGATCCAGGTGACAGCGGTGCCGAACAGCTACTGGTACATGGTCAAGGATGCGGCCGGTGTCACGGGCTACGTCAGCTCCGATGCCAAATATATTTCCGTTACGGGAACGCTCCCCGGCGGAGGCGCTCCAAGCCCGCAGCCGTCCGTCCCGACTCCGACTCCAGCGCCGACTCCGCAGCCTTCCCCGCCTTCGGCCGGGACAAGCTTGAGCCCGCAGGCCTCCGAGCAGATCGAGGCTGTCATCAATGCCGGACTGAAGTATCTGGGAACGCCCTATGAGTACGGCTCCAGCCGCAGCGACACGTCTACGTTCGACTGTTCGGACTTTGTCCGGCAAGCCTTCCTGGACGCGCTCAGCCTGCAGCTGCCGGTCGATTCCAGGGGACAAGGGCAATATGTGTTGGATCGAGGCGCCTATACGACGGACTGGAACTCCCTCAAGAGAGGGGATCTCATGTTCTTCGTGTCGTCCGGGACCAAGGTGAACAACTCCGGTCCTTTGGATTCCTCGATCATCACCCATGTAGGCATGTATCTCGGTGACAACAAGATCCTGCAGACTTACTCCAAGGAATCCGGGGGCGTGCAAGTCACGACGGTATCCCCGACATCCAACTGGCAGTTCCGCTTCCTTTTTGGCGGCAGCGCGGTCTAA
- a CDS encoding NAD-dependent malic enzyme translates to MDNKALDGKTVIVRLEIESGTNFSSVVSAIEAAGGDVIAIDVISTSKGSTTRDLTVKVKDTGTTERLGKSLGLINGIRVINTSDRTFLLHLGGKITIQPKTPIQNRDDLSRVYTPEVARVCTAIHEDPSKAFSLTIKRNTVAVVSDGSAVLGLGNIGPEAAMPVMEGKAMLFKQFADVDAFPICLDTQDTEEIIAAVKAIAPGFGGINLEDISAPRCFEIEERLREELNIPVFHDDQHGTAVVLYAGLLNALRLTGKRIEDAKIVVCGIGAAGTACTKMLLAGGARNVLGVDREGILTADKEYAHPMWNWYAGNTNPDRVSGGLTEAIAGADVFIGLSAGGILKRHMVQTMNEQPIVFAMANPEPEIRPEEAEDIVAVFATGRSDYPNQINNVLCFPGIFRGALDCRANTINEEMKLAAAEAIASTVGEDELSRSYIIPSVFNAKVVEEVRRRVVQAARASGVARRNPKDAL, encoded by the coding sequence ATGGATAACAAAGCGTTGGATGGAAAAACAGTCATTGTCAGGCTCGAAATTGAGAGCGGTACCAATTTCAGCTCCGTCGTATCGGCGATCGAAGCCGCGGGCGGCGACGTGATCGCCATCGACGTCATTTCGACGAGCAAGGGCAGCACGACTCGCGACTTGACGGTCAAGGTCAAAGATACCGGAACGACGGAGAGACTGGGCAAATCGCTCGGCTTGATCAACGGAATCCGCGTCATCAACACCTCCGACCGCACCTTCCTGCTCCATCTTGGCGGCAAGATCACGATCCAGCCGAAGACGCCGATCCAAAACCGCGACGACCTGTCGAGGGTGTACACGCCTGAAGTCGCCCGCGTCTGCACGGCTATCCATGAGGATCCTTCCAAAGCGTTCTCTCTGACGATCAAGCGCAACACGGTCGCCGTCGTCTCCGACGGCAGCGCTGTGCTCGGCCTCGGCAACATCGGTCCTGAAGCGGCCATGCCGGTCATGGAGGGCAAGGCGATGCTGTTCAAGCAATTCGCAGACGTCGACGCCTTCCCGATCTGCCTGGACACGCAGGATACGGAAGAGATCATCGCTGCGGTCAAAGCCATCGCTCCAGGCTTCGGCGGCATCAACCTGGAGGACATCTCGGCCCCTCGCTGCTTCGAGATCGAAGAGCGGCTGCGCGAAGAGCTGAACATTCCGGTGTTCCACGATGACCAGCACGGCACGGCTGTCGTCCTGTACGCTGGGCTGCTCAACGCCCTGCGCCTGACGGGCAAGCGGATCGAGGACGCCAAGATCGTCGTCTGCGGCATCGGCGCGGCAGGAACGGCCTGCACCAAGATGCTGCTGGCCGGCGGAGCCCGCAACGTGCTCGGCGTCGACCGCGAGGGCATTCTGACAGCGGACAAGGAGTACGCGCATCCGATGTGGAACTGGTACGCGGGCAACACCAATCCGGATCGCGTGAGCGGCGGACTGACCGAAGCGATTGCCGGAGCGGATGTGTTCATCGGGCTGTCGGCCGGCGGCATCCTCAAGCGCCATATGGTCCAGACGATGAACGAGCAGCCGATCGTGTTCGCGATGGCCAATCCGGAGCCGGAGATTCGTCCGGAGGAAGCGGAGGACATCGTCGCCGTCTTCGCGACGGGCCGCTCCGACTATCCGAACCAGATCAACAACGTCCTGTGCTTCCCCGGCATCTTCCGCGGCGCTCTCGATTGCCGCGCCAATACGATCAACGAAGAGATGAAGCTTGCCGCAGCCGAAGCGATCGCCTCCACGGTAGGCGAGGACGAGCTGAGCCGCAGCTACATCATCCCGAGCGTGTTCAACGCCAAGGTCGTCGAGGAAGTCCGCCGCCGCGTCGTCCAGGCGGCACGCGCCAGCGGCGTCGCCCGCCGGAATCCGAAGGACGCTCTGTAA
- a CDS encoding glycosyltransferase, producing the protein MRKKRVLLLSEGFGSGHTQAAYALAAGLRQLSPDVQTRVLELGKFLNPVLAPLIMSAYRKTVGKQPKLVGMMYRTNYKRSFNRFTQLAIHRIFYTQTEQVIQQLKPEIVVCTHPGPNAAVARLKRLGLDVPLYTLITDYDAHGTWASPEVNHYLVSTPVVKRKLMERGIPPARIEVTGIPVHPQFWQAQNQAEAQQELGLKIMPTVLVMGGGWGLMEEEDEFITYMTRWREEVQLIFCTGTNGKSREAMLEDPRFVHPNIRVLGFTKEISKLMDASDLLVTKPGGMTCTEGMSKGIPMLFHKPIPGQEEENLEYFIRSGFGELLQSSGTIDKWFRMIQQPYSSGEYRQTLMSKRNQQYDPLECPTAVLRLMH; encoded by the coding sequence ATGCGCAAGAAAAGGGTGCTGTTGCTCTCAGAGGGGTTCGGATCCGGTCATACGCAAGCGGCTTACGCGCTCGCTGCCGGACTCAGGCAGCTGTCTCCGGATGTCCAGACACGGGTGCTCGAGCTGGGTAAATTCCTTAATCCGGTCTTGGCCCCGCTGATCATGTCCGCATACCGCAAAACCGTAGGCAAGCAGCCTAAGCTGGTCGGCATGATGTACCGCACCAATTATAAGCGTTCCTTCAACCGGTTCACGCAGCTGGCCATTCACCGGATCTTCTATACGCAGACCGAGCAGGTCATCCAGCAGCTCAAGCCGGAGATCGTCGTCTGCACCCATCCGGGTCCCAATGCGGCTGTCGCACGGCTCAAAAGGCTCGGACTCGATGTGCCTTTATATACGCTGATCACCGATTACGACGCCCATGGCACCTGGGCCAGCCCGGAAGTGAACCATTATCTGGTCTCTACGCCCGTCGTCAAGCGCAAGCTGATGGAGCGGGGAATCCCGCCGGCCCGAATTGAGGTCACCGGAATACCGGTTCATCCCCAGTTCTGGCAAGCCCAGAACCAAGCGGAAGCGCAGCAGGAGCTTGGACTCAAGATCATGCCGACCGTCCTGGTCATGGGCGGCGGATGGGGCCTGATGGAGGAAGAGGACGAGTTCATCACGTACATGACGAGATGGCGCGAGGAGGTCCAGCTGATCTTCTGCACGGGCACGAACGGAAAATCCCGCGAAGCCATGCTGGAGGATCCCCGATTCGTCCATCCCAACATCCGCGTGCTCGGCTTCACGAAGGAGATATCCAAGCTCATGGACGCCTCCGATCTGCTCGTGACCAAGCCGGGAGGCATGACCTGCACCGAAGGCATGAGCAAAGGCATCCCGATGCTCTTCCACAAGCCGATACCCGGCCAGGAGGAAGAGAATCTGGAGTACTTCATCCGCAGCGGCTTCGGGGAACTGCTGCAATCGTCCGGCACGATCGACAAGTGGTTCCGGATGATCCAGCAGCCCTACAGCTCCGGAGAGTACAGGCAGACTCTCATGAGCAAGCGCAATCAGCAGTACGACCCCCTGGAATGCCCGACCGCCGTCTTGCGGCTGATGCATTGA
- the kapB gene encoding sporulation phosphorelay system protein KapB, whose amino-acid sequence MNEQRQPVSEGDLVRFTYKTGTYAGRVAETGSPRCVVETLAVLRHPDQGDLHHPYDPDVPMFHERRALSHREKALVLLRDMEPFRGSGIPDYKESLAAAVRLSLGELERLERWSARARETLQDVAKDYTL is encoded by the coding sequence ATGAACGAACAACGACAGCCCGTCTCCGAAGGAGATCTGGTCCGATTCACGTACAAAACGGGAACCTACGCCGGCAGGGTGGCCGAGACCGGATCGCCTCGCTGCGTGGTGGAGACGCTTGCCGTGCTGCGCCATCCCGATCAGGGAGATCTGCATCACCCCTACGATCCGGACGTGCCTATGTTCCATGAGCGCCGCGCCTTGTCGCATCGGGAGAAGGCGCTTGTCCTGCTGCGGGATATGGAGCCGTTCCGGGGAAGCGGAATTCCGGATTACAAGGAATCTCTGGCTGCAGCGGTGCGCCTCTCGCTCGGCGAGCTGGAGCGTCTGGAGCGCTGGTCGGCCCGCGCGCGGGAGACGCTGCAGGATGTGGCGAAGGACTACACTCTTTAG